Proteins co-encoded in one Malus sylvestris chromosome 7, drMalSylv7.2, whole genome shotgun sequence genomic window:
- the LOC126629942 gene encoding uncharacterized protein LOC126629942: MEAPMKYICLIVFLAILGISQFNGAYGAGECGKSSPDSEALKLAPCASAAQDEKAPVSASCCSQVKRIGQNPSCLCAVMLSNTAKMSGVKPEIAVTIPKRCNIADRPVGFKCGAYTLP; the protein is encoded by the exons ATGGAAGCTCCAATGAAGTACATTTGCCTCATAGTGTTTCTTGCAATTCTCGGCATAAGTCAGTTTAATGGGGCATATGGGGCTGGTGAGTGTGGAAAATCTAGTCCTGATAgcgaagctttgaagctggctCCCTGTGCATCAGCAGCACAGGATGAAAAGGCTCCAGTTTCCGCTAGTTGCTGTAGCCAGGTAAAAAGGATAGGCCAGAACCCTAGCTGCCTCTGTGCCGTGATGCTTTCAAATACTGCTAAGATGTCGGGAGTGAAACCAGAAATTGCTGTTACCATTCCAAAACGTTGTAACATTGCTGATCGTCCCGTGGGTTTCAAGTGTGGAG CTTATACACTGCCCTGA